A window of Amphiprion ocellaris isolate individual 3 ecotype Okinawa chromosome 12, ASM2253959v1, whole genome shotgun sequence contains these coding sequences:
- the LOC111583497 gene encoding transcription factor 24-like: MAVNPLEGLMSVAVNHQLVSTDLQNQQPPAADSPASLLGLRQNSRSSRESRKWQVQSVYESRSNSGSGCGSVVQTRALRSQHSPENAARERSRVRNLRQAFHSLQAALPSVPPDTKLSKLDVLVLATNYIAYLTETLDQGGTLAEHSLPSRPGGYLHPVKKWPMRSLLYCGSVGELLSANQTPPPGRDGTHPLTSTLDADKE, encoded by the exons ATGGCGGTGAATCCTCTGGAAGGTCTCATGTCGGTTGCAGTGAACCACCAGCTGGTCTCCACAGATCTGCAGAACCAGCAGCCTCCTGCAGCTGACAGCCCGGCATCCCTGCTCGGACTCCGGCAGAACTCACGGAGCAGTCGGGAGTCCAGGAAGTGG CAGGTGCAGTCTGTGTATGAGTCCAGGTCAAactctggttctggttgtggttctgtgGTCCAGACCAGGGCGCTGAGGAGTCAACACTCCCCGGAAAACGCAGCTCGAGAGAGGAGTCGCGTTCGCAACTTGCGGCAGGCCTTCCACAGTCTGCAG GCAGCTCTGCCCTCAGTACCTCCGGACACGAAGCTGTCCAAGCTGgatgttctggttctggccaCTAACTACATCGCTTACCTGACAGAGACTCTGGACCAGGGAGGGACTCTAGCTGAGCACAGTCTGCCCTCCAGGCCGGGAGGATACCTGCATCCTGTTAAG AAGTGGCCGATGCGTTCGCTGCTGTATTGCGGCAGCGTTGGAGAGCTGCTGTCGGCCAATCAGACGCCTCCACCTGGACGGGACGGGACACACCCTCTGACCTCTACCTTAGACGCTGATAAAGAGTGA
- the ephx1 gene encoding epoxide hydrolase 1, producing the protein MFTEVLAALVIGGLIYFLVQRSRTQVLKTEDGWWGAGVRSAAEEDVTICPFKVTTSDEELEDLYRRIDQTRPVPSLEDSQFNYGFNSHYLQKVLSYWKNDFDWRRQVDKLNQYPHFKTNIEGIDVHYVHVKPKKVPEGTSPIPLIMVHGWPGSFYEFYGLIPLLTDPSDPNDLVFEVVCPSIPGYGFSEAPHKKGFNSVCAARIFHKLMKRLGFQQFYAHGGDWGWLVTTNMAQLEPKIVKGLHVNFAPPSKPGLLMTLSIMLGRRFPKLFGFTDRDTERLYPCMEKLVVESIKESGYMHIQATKPDTAGRGLNDSPVGLAAYILEKFSTWTNRDFRNLEDGGLTRKFSLDDVLTNVMIYWTSGCITSSMRFYKENFGKGLNDPHVKIPVYVPTGFASFPNELMHTPKLWVQQKYRKLVSFTPMARGGHFAAMEEPQLMAEDIQKFTKMVEKKKQ; encoded by the exons ATGTTCACAGAGGTGCTAGCTGCTCTGGTGATCGGAGGACTGATCTACTTCCTGGTTCAGAGGAGCAGGACCCAGGTTCTTAAGACTGAGGATGGCTGGTGGGGGGCTGGAGTACGATCTGCCGCTGAGGAGGATGTCACCATCTGCCCCTTTAAAGTTACCACCAGCGATGAAGAGCTGGAG GACCTGTACAGGAGGATTGACCAGACTCGTCCTGTTCCATCACTCGAGGACAGTCAGTTTAATTATGGCTTCAACTCCCACTACCTGCAAAAGGTGTTGTCTTACTGGAAAAATGACTTTGACTGGAGGAGACAAGTTGACAAACTCAACCAGTACCCTCATTTTAAAACCAACATCGAAG GTATTGATGTCCATTATGTGCATGTTAAGCCCAAGAAGGTGCCAGAGGGGACCAGTCCCATCCCTCTGATTATGGTTCATGGCTGGCCCGGTTCATTCTATGAGTTCTACGGGTTGATTCCTCTGCTGACAGACCCATCAGACCCAAACGACCTAGTGTTTGAGGTGGTGTGTCCCTCCATACCAGGATATGGCTTCTCTGAAGCACCACATAAGAAAG GTTTTAATTCGGTTTGTGCGGCCCGTATCTTCCACAAACTGATGAAGCGTCTGGGCTTCCAGCAGTTCTACGCTCATGGAGGAGACTGGGGCTGGCTGGTCACCACTAATATGGCTCAGCTGGAACCCAA AATCGTCAAAGGCCTGCATGTGAACTTTGCTCCACCCTCCAAGCCGGGGCTGCTCATGACTTTATCCATCATGCTTGGCCGTCGTTTCCCTAAGCTATTCGGCTTCACCGACAGGGACACTGAGCGCCTCTATCCCTGCATGGAGAAACTGGTGGTGGAATCCATCAAAGAGAGTGGCTACATGCACATTCAGGCCACCAAGCCTGACACTGCAG GACGAGGGCTTAATGACTCTCCCGTGGGTCTGGCTGCCTACATTCTGGAGAAGTTCTCCACGTGGACAAACCGCGACTTCAGGAACCTAGAGGACGGGGGACTCACCAG GAAGTTCTCTCTGGACGACGTGCTGACTAACGTGATGATCTACTGGACGTCCGGCTGCATCACCTCCTCCATGAGGTTCTACAAGGAAAACTTTGGCAAAGGTCTCAATGACCCACATGTAAA GATACCAGTCTATGTGCCCACCGGCTTCGCCTCCTTTCCTAACGAGCTGATGCACACACCTAAACTGTGGGTGCAACAGAAATACCGTAAACTCGTGAGCTTCACCCCCATGGCTCGTGGCGGCCATTTTGCTGCTATGGAAGAGCCCCAGCTGATGGCCGAAGACATCCAGAAGTTTACAAAAATGgtggagaagaagaaacagtAG